The Streptomyces luteogriseus genome includes a window with the following:
- the dnaB gene encoding replicative DNA helicase translates to MRPDHPQGRRPPEGGPFVNEETYERPLPHDSAAEQAVLGAMLLSTDAITDVVEILDGASDFHEPHHELVYGAILALYTGGRPVDPITVSNHLREQGVLAKAGGAAAVHNLVNQVPTAAHAQHHAEIVHDCALRRRMILAGTKIVRLGYGGADAAASLDAAQAELNAAAQVREDPDSALIGEDLGEMVSELEALQRDGRAMGVPTGFADLDALTNGLHPGQMVIVAGRPALGKSTLGVDVVRSCSIRHGRPSVFFSLEMSRREVQHRIASAEARIGLHHIRSGTMTDTDWLRLADNSARIAKAPLTIDATPNQTVMQIKARCRQLKHRAGLDLVVIDYLQLLTSGMSRRQENRQQEVSDMSRSIKLMAKELEVPVIVLCQLNRGPEQRSDKKPQVADLRESGSLEQDADMVILLHREDAYEKEGPRAGEADLIVGKHRNGPTATITVAAQLHYSRFVDMALS, encoded by the coding sequence GTGCGACCGGATCACCCTCAAGGGCGACGACCGCCGGAAGGGGGCCCGTTCGTGAACGAGGAGACCTACGAGCGGCCCCTGCCGCACGACTCGGCTGCGGAGCAGGCCGTGCTCGGCGCGATGCTCCTGTCCACGGACGCGATCACCGATGTCGTGGAGATCCTCGACGGCGCGAGCGACTTCCACGAGCCTCACCACGAGCTGGTGTACGGCGCGATCCTCGCCCTCTACACCGGCGGCCGGCCGGTCGACCCGATCACCGTGTCCAACCACCTGCGGGAGCAGGGCGTCCTCGCCAAGGCCGGTGGTGCGGCCGCCGTACACAACCTGGTCAACCAGGTCCCGACGGCCGCACACGCCCAGCATCACGCGGAGATCGTGCACGACTGTGCGCTGCGCCGCCGCATGATCCTGGCGGGCACGAAGATCGTGCGGCTCGGCTACGGAGGGGCCGATGCCGCCGCCTCCCTGGACGCCGCCCAGGCGGAGCTGAACGCGGCCGCGCAGGTTCGCGAGGATCCCGACTCGGCGCTGATCGGCGAAGACCTCGGCGAGATGGTCAGTGAACTGGAAGCGCTCCAGCGGGACGGGCGCGCCATGGGCGTACCGACCGGGTTCGCCGACCTCGACGCGCTGACGAACGGACTGCACCCCGGGCAGATGGTCATCGTCGCGGGGCGGCCGGCGCTCGGGAAGTCGACGCTCGGAGTCGACGTGGTCCGCTCGTGCTCGATCCGGCACGGCCGCCCGTCGGTGTTCTTCAGCCTGGAGATGTCCCGCCGAGAGGTACAGCACCGCATCGCCTCGGCGGAGGCCCGCATCGGGCTGCACCACATCCGCAGCGGCACCATGACCGACACCGACTGGCTTCGGCTCGCGGACAACTCGGCGCGGATCGCGAAGGCACCGCTCACGATCGACGCCACCCCGAACCAGACGGTGATGCAGATCAAGGCCCGCTGCCGCCAGTTGAAGCACCGCGCCGGCCTCGACCTGGTCGTCATCGACTACCTCCAGCTCCTCACCTCCGGCATGTCGCGGCGGCAGGAGAACCGGCAGCAGGAGGTCTCCGACATGAGCCGGTCGATCAAGCTCATGGCGAAGGAGCTGGAAGTGCCCGTCATCGTGCTCTGCCAGTTGAACCGCGGGCCGGAGCAGCGCAGCGACAAGAAGCCCCAGGTCGCTGACCTCCGAGAGTCCGGGTCGCTGGAGCAGGACGCCGACATGGTGATCCTGCTGCACCGCGAGGACGCCTACGAGAAGGAAGGGCCGCGCGCCGGCGAGGCCGACCTGATCGTGGGCAAGCACCGCAACGGCCCGACGGCGACCATCACCGTCGCTGCGCAGCTGCACTACTCCCGCTTCGTCGACATGGCGCTGTCGTGA
- a CDS encoding WhiB family transcriptional regulator, with amino-acid sequence MSGGHNLAGARPALALGIPDFVVEAREPVQCRVDPDAYFVEGLRQSDAEALCDGCSFLDVCEAFALDRPELFGVWGGTTRRERERRRRGGPAVGVGAAAS; translated from the coding sequence GTGAGCGGCGGCCACAACCTCGCGGGTGCCCGGCCGGCGTTGGCGCTCGGGATCCCCGACTTCGTGGTCGAGGCGCGGGAGCCGGTGCAGTGCCGTGTGGATCCGGACGCCTACTTCGTCGAGGGTCTGCGGCAGTCGGACGCCGAAGCGTTGTGCGACGGGTGCAGCTTCCTCGACGTGTGCGAGGCGTTCGCGTTGGACCGGCCCGAACTGTTCGGGGTGTGGGGTGGGACGACGCGGCGTGAGCGTGAGCGGCGGCGCCGTGGGGGCCCGGCAGTGGGGGTAGGGGCAGCGGCCTCGTAG
- a CDS encoding radical SAM protein, with protein MHDLSDVPVEVKPDRTLRVKIIDACGLACSFCHNEGTPVAAPGSTGRVSIYLRTNGADFLPARIAADTDFALALAAVRGSLPTNEVHFTGGEPTLHPDLPGLITIARRLGLTVGLTSNGENGAAVLPAAAAAGLDRINLSVFGTTPAELAAVQAPRLASPKLAERKLAALDATIETATAHGIKVSANIVIPDRGHVDRVLRIIEQHGRSVVVRMLVSLEDGGASLAAMQDVVDHLGAVPVRRIITAGASDQRVRYRLPDGRTLYAKSIRPVRLPETCTDCRFNNPDDCQEGYYGVRLYRAADGPFMVGVCIQRMDLCVPLGEFVMSQRCREVATFRDDEAARLTRLHATPAATGGPTPG; from the coding sequence ATGCACGACCTGAGCGACGTGCCGGTGGAAGTGAAGCCCGACCGCACCCTGCGCGTGAAAATCATCGACGCATGCGGTCTCGCCTGCTCGTTCTGCCACAACGAAGGAACACCCGTCGCCGCACCGGGCAGCACCGGACGTGTGTCCATCTACCTCCGCACCAACGGCGCCGACTTCCTGCCCGCCCGGATCGCCGCCGACACGGACTTCGCCCTGGCCCTCGCCGCCGTGCGCGGCAGCCTCCCGACGAACGAAGTGCACTTCACCGGCGGCGAGCCGACACTGCACCCCGACCTGCCCGGCCTGATCACCATCGCCCGGCGCCTCGGACTCACCGTCGGGCTCACCTCGAACGGCGAGAACGGCGCCGCGGTCCTGCCCGCCGCCGCAGCAGCCGGCCTCGACCGCATCAACCTGTCCGTGTTCGGCACCACCCCAGCCGAACTCGCCGCCGTCCAGGCCCCGCGCCTTGCCTCACCCAAGCTCGCCGAGCGCAAGCTGGCCGCCCTCGACGCGACCATCGAGACCGCGACCGCACACGGCATCAAGGTCTCCGCCAACATCGTGATCCCCGACCGCGGCCATGTCGACCGCGTCCTACGCATCATCGAGCAGCACGGCCGCTCCGTCGTGGTCCGGATGCTCGTCTCTCTGGAGGACGGAGGCGCCTCCCTGGCCGCCATGCAGGACGTCGTCGACCACCTGGGCGCCGTGCCGGTCCGCCGCATCATCACGGCCGGGGCATCGGATCAGCGGGTGCGGTACCGCCTGCCCGACGGGCGCACGCTGTACGCGAAGAGCATCCGGCCCGTGCGCCTCCCCGAGACGTGCACGGACTGCCGCTTCAACAACCCCGACGACTGCCAGGAGGGGTACTACGGCGTCCGCCTGTACCGCGCTGCGGACGGCCCGTTCATGGTCGGCGTGTGCATCCAGCGCATGGACCTGTGCGTGCCGCTCGGCGAGTTCGTGATGAGCCAGCGCTGCCGCGAGGTGGCGACCTTCCGCGACGACGAAGCGGCCCGGCTGACCCGGCTGCACGCCACGCCGGCAGCGACCGGCGGACCGACCCCCGGCTGA
- a CDS encoding class IV adenylate cyclase → MAGIEFEAKALDVDPAKIARLITEAGGTCTTGTRLMRRYVYDTIPAVPGRWARLRDTGGDVTLCVKQISTDAVDGTHETEVTVDSFEEAATLLRLMGLTPHGYQENRRTSYTLGTVRLEVDEWPRIPPYLEIEADDEAQVWTAAAALGIDRDQLTSINTTKVYGLYGIDLDSIADLRFE, encoded by the coding sequence ATGGCAGGCATTGAGTTCGAAGCGAAGGCCCTCGACGTCGACCCCGCGAAGATCGCACGGCTCATCACCGAGGCCGGCGGCACCTGCACGACCGGCACCCGCCTTATGCGGCGGTACGTGTACGACACCATCCCGGCCGTCCCTGGCCGGTGGGCGCGGCTACGCGACACGGGAGGCGACGTCACGCTCTGCGTGAAGCAGATCAGCACGGACGCCGTCGACGGGACCCACGAGACCGAGGTGACCGTCGACAGCTTCGAGGAAGCCGCCACGCTGCTGCGCCTCATGGGCCTGACACCCCACGGCTACCAGGAGAACCGGCGCACCTCGTACACCCTCGGCACTGTCCGCCTGGAGGTCGACGAGTGGCCACGCATCCCGCCGTATCTGGAGATCGAGGCCGACGACGAAGCGCAGGTGTGGACGGCCGCCGCCGCGCTGGGCATCGACCGTGACCAGCTCACATCGATCAACACCACCAAGGTCTACGGCCTGTACGGCATCGACCTGGACTCCATCGCCGACCTGCGCTTCGAGTAG
- a CDS encoding helix-turn-helix domain-containing protein, which translates to MTTDFQTAREALGARLRELRTEAGLEGKDIASKLGWQTSKVSRLQNGKQTPTRADLTAWTNAVGRPDAEPELHGLLAGLDMKQRHRSWRRQLAGGHRGRQEIAVRQTENTTLIRGLEVSRIPGLFQTPEYARVIFDSNAEFRGIPPTTEAAVETRMRRQEALYDPAKTFRFLVCEAALYHRSCPVEVMAEQLDRLYNLVGQRRIELGILPFGTQLRRTAPHAFWIYDWRLVIVETISEELWLTGDDDVQLYERAWDWLAEAAEYGTPARRLIGRARASLDLT; encoded by the coding sequence GTGACCACCGACTTCCAGACCGCACGCGAGGCCCTCGGCGCGCGCCTGCGGGAGCTGCGCACCGAGGCCGGTCTGGAAGGTAAGGACATCGCCAGCAAGCTGGGATGGCAGACGTCGAAGGTCTCCCGGCTGCAGAACGGCAAGCAGACCCCTACCCGCGCCGATCTGACCGCGTGGACGAACGCGGTCGGCCGCCCGGACGCCGAGCCTGAACTGCACGGCCTGCTCGCCGGCCTGGACATGAAGCAGCGGCACCGCTCGTGGCGTCGGCAACTCGCGGGCGGGCACCGCGGCCGGCAGGAGATCGCCGTCCGGCAGACCGAGAACACGACGCTGATCCGGGGCCTCGAGGTCTCCCGCATACCGGGCCTGTTCCAGACTCCCGAGTACGCGCGGGTCATCTTCGACAGCAACGCCGAGTTCCGCGGGATCCCGCCCACCACCGAGGCGGCCGTTGAGACGCGCATGCGCCGTCAGGAAGCGCTGTACGACCCCGCGAAGACGTTCCGGTTCCTCGTCTGCGAAGCGGCCCTGTACCACCGCTCGTGCCCGGTCGAGGTGATGGCCGAGCAACTCGACCGGCTGTACAACCTCGTCGGGCAACGCCGGATCGAGCTCGGCATCCTGCCGTTCGGCACCCAGCTGCGCCGCACCGCGCCGCACGCCTTCTGGATCTACGACTGGCGACTCGTCATCGTCGAGACCATCAGCGAGGAACTGTGGCTGACTGGTGACGACGACGTCCAGCTGTACGAGCGGGCGTGGGACTGGCTCGCCGAGGCCGCCGAGTACGGGACGCCGGCGCGGCGCCTGATCGGCCGTGCAAGGGCCTCTCTCGACCTCACCTAA
- a CDS encoding DUF6879 family protein has protein sequence MALRFLGTTSDDGDCPTLYEIPETDEILVQGDRETDPQHLVQLRDVKPSETFVRVPRSLLTRYAPRTAAPELRPFASISHLFREFRHTAFRLETRRGYASDRQSPLWPKWLAGEDVAAEPANAWRQNVRAQVEQGKRFERVRLADEPLTQGQEFLLARAPSNVEAGEDIRHLPRSEAHALRLPDHDFWLFDSKIVARFAFDEDDTTLGVYVTEDPAEVLAACQARDAAWHHAVPTAEFAKRVASTV, from the coding sequence ATGGCGCTCAGGTTCCTCGGCACCACCAGCGATGACGGTGACTGCCCCACCCTGTACGAGATTCCGGAGACAGACGAGATCCTCGTGCAGGGTGACCGCGAGACCGACCCGCAGCACCTCGTGCAGCTGCGCGACGTCAAGCCGTCCGAGACGTTCGTCCGCGTCCCCCGCAGCCTGCTCACCCGGTACGCGCCCCGCACCGCTGCACCCGAGCTCCGGCCGTTCGCCTCGATCTCGCACCTGTTCCGCGAGTTCCGGCACACCGCGTTCCGCCTGGAGACCCGCCGCGGCTACGCCTCCGACCGCCAGTCCCCGCTCTGGCCGAAGTGGCTCGCCGGCGAGGACGTCGCCGCCGAGCCGGCCAACGCCTGGCGGCAGAACGTCCGCGCCCAGGTCGAGCAGGGCAAGCGGTTCGAGCGTGTGCGCCTGGCCGACGAGCCACTCACCCAGGGGCAGGAGTTCCTGCTGGCCCGCGCCCCGAGCAACGTCGAGGCCGGGGAGGACATCCGCCATCTCCCGCGCAGCGAGGCTCACGCCCTGCGGCTGCCGGACCATGACTTCTGGCTGTTCGACTCCAAGATCGTGGCCCGGTTCGCGTTCGACGAGGACGACACCACCCTCGGCGTGTACGTCACCGAAGACCCCGCCGAGGTGCTCGCAGCCTGCCAGGCCCGGGACGCTGCCTGGCATCACGCGGTACCTACAGCCGAGTTCGCGAAGCGGGTAGCTTCAACCGTGTGA
- a CDS encoding PadR family transcriptional regulator, which translates to MTTIRLTKPTIAVLEVLLEATGDAPAWGLSICRDADLGSGTVYPILDRLTERGWVRSWDETAPHPGRPARRYYELTGTGRAQAHAVLEDRRARRRRFGLGLAGGAG; encoded by the coding sequence ATGACGACCATTCGGCTGACCAAGCCGACCATCGCCGTGCTCGAAGTTCTCCTGGAAGCAACCGGCGACGCTCCCGCGTGGGGGCTGAGCATCTGCCGAGACGCAGACCTCGGCTCCGGCACCGTGTACCCGATCCTCGACCGGCTGACAGAACGCGGCTGGGTCAGAAGCTGGGATGAAACGGCTCCGCACCCGGGACGCCCCGCGCGCCGCTACTACGAGTTGACCGGCACCGGCAGGGCGCAGGCCCACGCAGTCCTGGAAGACCGCAGAGCTCGACGGCGTCGATTCGGCCTTGGCCTGGCCGGAGGCGCCGGATGA